AGGGCAAAGCAGGCTGGGAGTAAATTTCTTAAAGCGCCGCGGGGAAGGGATACATGGAGGCCTTCTGCTACATGGACGGGATAATAAAAACGTTCCGGGTGGACAGGATAATATCCGCCCGCGCTTCGCACGGCGGAAGTTGAGAGTTAAGAGTTGAGAGTTTAGAGTGATGGTAAGGTTTTCAACTCTCAACGCTCAACTCACAACTGAATAACTGGCGGCAAAGCCGCCCCCCTTGTGAAATCCCCGCCCGCGGCTTTGGTGAACGGCGGTATATCCAATCTGTATGTAACCCATTTCACAATCGCGGTGATATAATCGCCCCGGCGCGGCGGGTACCGCGCCGCAATCACACCACTGGAGGAAAGATATGGGCGCAAGCGGAATTTCGAAAATCGGCGTCATCGGCATCGGCACGATGGGCAACGGCATCGCGCAGGTTTCGGCGCAGTGCGGGTTCGACACGATCGTCATCGACGTAAGCGAAGAGGTCGTCGCCAAGGGGCTGGCCAAGATTCACAAGTCGCTGGAGCGGCTGGTCGCGAGCTACGAGAAAAGCGGCGGAGCGAAGGGAATATCCGCGGAAGCCGCGGCCGAGGCGAAGGGCCGGCTCAAAACGGGCGTCGCTACGGCGGACCTTCTGGGCTGCGACATAATCATCGAGGCGATAATCGAGAATTACGAGGCCAAGGCCGCGAAATTTAAGGAACTATCGGAGCTTGGATTCAGCGGCATACTCGCTTCGAATACGAGCAGCATTTCGATAACCAAGCTGGCGTCCTGCTACGCGCATCCGGAAAAATTCATGGGGATGCACTTCATGAATCCGGTGCCGCTGCAGCCGGGCGTCGAGCTCATCCGGGGTTTCCTGACGAGCGACGAAACGAGCGAGACGGTGACGGCATTGACGCGCGACCTCGGCAAGGAACCGATCAAGGCGGAAGACAAGGCAGGATTCGGTATCAACCGGATGTTCGTCCCCTTCTGCAACGAGGCGTACCGGGTCGTCGAGGAAGGGATAATGAGCGTGGAGGACTGCGACAAGACGACGCTGTGCTTGGGGCACAAGATGGGGCCGCTGACGACGTCGGATTACGTCGGACTCGACACGATGTACTACATCACGCACGTCCTCTGGGCGGAGTTCGGCGACGCGTACCGGCCGAGCCCGCTTCTGACCAGGCTGTTTGAAGCCGGACACTTCGGGATCAAGACCGGCAAGGGATTCTACATCTACGACGAGCAGGGGAACAAGATTGGCGTGAATCCCGCCGTGGCGCGGTACCGGATCGGGGGGTAGCGCGCGGTGCGCCCGGAAGCGGGCGCGGAGGTTGCAATGAATGAAAGGAAACGCATCCGCAAGCCGGCTGGCCTCGTCCACATCGTCGCCTGGGTGGTTTTCGGCGCGTGGGCGGGATTCTGGATGTTCTTCAACGTGGCGTCGGGATTCGGCGAGATCGCCGAATACGGAACCGGCTCGTTGATCGGCCATCTGATGATGCCCGCGGGCATCGTCATTGTGCTGGCCGTGCTTCTGCTCAACCGATTGCTGGGCGGATTGCTGCTATTGGCGGGCGCGGTTGGCTGCCTGCTGTTTTTCAGGGGCAACTACGAGATTTTCCTCGCACTCACGCTAGTCCTGCCGCAGCTTCTCGCCGGAGCGCTTTTCATCGCCGGGGTGTTCACGGGGCCGAAGGCGGCGAAGCCGGCAAATCCCGCCGCTGTATAATGCATCAATTACGGCCGACGGCGCAGGTCTCCTGCATTCGTAAATCGGAAACTAATTCAGCTTATAGTTAAGCGTCACGGTCATTGTGAGCGACGACTTGCCAAGCTCCTCCGGGATCGCTCCAAAAGGAGCCGCGTTCTGCACCGCCTGCACCGCGGCGCTGTCCAAGTCGGAGAATCCGCTCGACGACGCGACGCTCACGCCCGACACGCCGCCGGACGCGGTGACGGTGAACCGCACCTTGACGCTGCCCTCGTGCTCCATACGCTTCGCCTGCTCGGGATAGAACTTCGCGCCCTGAACTTTGGATTTCACCGAGCTCGTGTATTTCGAGAGGATCGCGGCGGTGTCCACTTTCGGTTTCTCCGGCTCGGGCGGCGGCTCCGGTTTCGGCCCCGGCTCCGGAGTTGCGGGCGCGGGCTCGGCCGTTCCGGTTCCGCCGGGCGTTCCTCCCGGCACGCCGCCCGCTTCGCCCTCCGGCACGCCGTCCGGCTCCGGATTTACCACCGGCCTGCCGTCGTCAACAAGATCCGAAGGCATCGGCTCCGGCGCCTTCGGGGGGGGAGGCGGCTCGTTCTGTTTCTTTTCAGGCTCCTGCTTCCTTTCTTCGCGTTTTTTTTCCTCGATTTTCGGCGGCTTGGTCTTTGGCGGTTCCGGCTTCGGCTGTTCGATTTTCGGCGGCTCGCTGAAATTGAAAATCAGCGCCACCTGCGGCGAGCGCGCCAGAATCACAGGCACTTTCAGAATGGCGAAAAGCAGCAGATGAAACGCCACGCTGCCGGCAAGCACCCATGCTTTCCATGTAAGGCGCATGCTACTCCCCCCCCGTCTTGGCTTCCAGCGCCTCCCGCGTCGCGGTTTCGAGCGCGACCGATTTCATCCCCGCGGCGCGCACCGCGTCTATCGCCTTCACCACGGTTTCTATAGGCACGGTCTTATCCGACTTGATCCGCACGATTTCGGGATGGCTCTCTTCCTTTGCCGTCGTCAGCGCCGCGACGAGGTTCTCCCATTCGACTGGCGCCTGGTTCAAAAACAAATTCGCGTCCTTGTCTATCGCGAGGTTGAGCGCCTTTTCCTCGGTGATGTCAGCGCTCACGCTGCGCGGCAAATCCACGTTGATCGAAGGCGCGAGGAACCGGTTGACCAGCATGAAAAACAGAAGCAGGATGAAAATGCAATCCAACAGCGGGGCGATCATTATCCCGGCTTCAGGCAACGGCTTGCGGCGGATGCGGCGGCGGGGCATTTAAATTACCTCCCAGCCCATCCTGCGGAAAACCTTTTCGACGTGCGCCACCGCGCGGGCCAGCCAGGTTTCATGCTTCGCCACCTGGCGGGTGAAGTGCAGGTACGCGATGACGCACGGGATCGCGATGCACAATCCCGCGGCGGTCGTGATAAGCGCCTCCCAGATTCCTCCGGCAAGGTCGCTTGGATTCACCTGGCCCTGCAGGTTTTGAATCTGGATGAACGCGCGGATGAGCCCCGTGATCGTTCCGAGGAGTCCGAGCAGCGGAGCGGTCTGGGCGATGATATTGATTCCGGTCAGACCGTGCTGCGGGATGCGAAGGTGCTCCTCGATCGCGATATCCACGCTTTCGAGGTTCAGCGACTTGTCGCGCTTCGCCGCGAGCAGCTCGCGCACCAGCGGATCGCCGTCGGGATTTCCGTCAGCTCCGGTCTTGACCTTGTCGCTTTCGCATGTCTCCATAAGGTTGCGCCGGTAGCGCGGCAAAACCGCCATAAAAAAAATGGACCGTTCGATAATGAAATACAGCGCGGCGATGCTCTCCGCAAGGAGAGGCCACATGAATATGCCGCCTTTTTCGAACCATTCCACCGATATGAGCCCCGATAATTACCCGGCTTCGCGGGCGGTAATTTTATCATCGGCACACAATTACGCGGCGCTAAAAGGCGAACACCGCTTCAGCCTGCCATTCAAATCCCGGCTTCGGCCCGTATCTGCGGTCAACCTCGTCGGTGACGTTAAGCAGATGCAGCTTTAATTTCCACGCACCGGTTCTGTAACCGAAGTGAAAATCGAGCGTCGTAAAGCCGGGCGCTTCAATCGCGTTTGCGGAATCCGTGAACCGGCTTGACGTGCTTCGAAGAAAAGCCTCGGCGTTCCACGCGCCGCGCGTGTAATCCAAAGAAACGCGGTGATCCCACTTCGGCGAATTCGGAAGCCTTGATCCGGAATCATCGTCGGTTGCATCAGTGTAAAGCGCATCGTACGAAGCCGTCCAGTCGGACGAAAGCCTGTGGCCCCAACCGAATTCAACTCCCTGCGACAGCGCGTTCTCAATATTGGATTCGCGGAAAAGCCACGGCGACGAAGAAATCTCGACCGCACTGATCAAATTTTCGACTTCGTTGCGGAACAGAATCAGGCGGGTCTGGCCGTTTTTGTACGGCCGCGCTTCGAGAGTAAGCTGATAGCCGGTGCTGGTCTCGGGCTGCAAATCCGGGTCTCCTTCGACGCGGTAGCCGAACGGGCTGTTGAAATCGAAGTAAAGCTCGCGCAGTCCCGGCGCTCGGAATCCGCGCGAAACGCTTGCCCGCAGGTCGTACGCCTCACTCGGCTTCCAACGGAACCCGACCTTCGGACTCATTTGTTTTCCGTAGGAGCTGTTATCGTCAAGCCGCACGCCCCAAATCCAAGTCCACTTTGGATTCGCGATCCACTCATGCTCAACGTATGCGACGGTAGTATCGTAGTCGGCGAATCCGGATTCTACGCGGTCGCTTTTGATCGAGTCTCTCAACGATCTCACGCCAAGCGTAAAAATGTGTTCGGACTTGTACCAGACATATTCGGCCTCGTAATCGCGCGAGCTTTCGGTGAAAGATGTTTCAGTCGCAGAGGAGGAATCGAAACCAACGAAGTAGCTGCGGTATCCGTGGTCGAAATTTCCATCGCGGATGCCCAGTCGTAAAACTTCGCCCGGATTTGTATCCCACTCGAAATCCGCGGATAGCTGCAAGCGCTCCGTCGAAGTGTCGCCGTTGCGAACGATGTCCGGGGGTGCGAACCGCGTGCTGCGCCGCACCTCGTCGAAATACAACGCGGTGACTTCGATGCGCGAAGCGTCCGAAAACGCGTGCCGGAGCTTTGCGAAAACCGCGTCGTGATCTTCTTCATCCCCGTCGCTGTCCAATGAGCGCGTGTCGAGGTCGTAACCATCGTAATCGAAATGCTCATAATCGAACAGCGCCGAGGTGTCTCCCCCTCCCCACGAAATTCCGATGCCTTCCGTAAGCAGGCCGAAGCTACCGCCCTTTCCCCGCAGCTCGCCGGATGCACCCTGCCCCGGCTTTTTTGTGATGATGTTTATTACGCCGCCGATCGCCTCGCTTCCGAAAATCGTGGACGACGGCCCCTTGATTACCTCGATCCGCTCGACCGCCGACAAGGGAAGCTGGTTCACGTCGAGTTGGTCGAAAACGCGGCCCGTGATGCGCTTGCCGTCGAGCAAAATCAGCGTGAACTTGGCGGGAAGCCCCAGAAGCCCGATGCTCGTTCCTCCGAAAACATCGTTCTCGTTCATTCCGACTTTGCGCCGAAGCAAATCGAGCATGTCCTGCGCGCCGCTTTCTTCGATTTCGGCTCGGTCGATTATCTCGGTCGTTGTCGGCACATCTTTGATCCCCCCCTGCCCCTTCGAATCCTCGACATCCACCTGGCCGAGTTCGACTTCGCCGTCGCTTTCGGATTCGTCGTCTAGGATTATCTCGTCGCCCGGCGGGGGGGACTCTTCGTCCTGCGCGGCGGCAGGAGCCGCCATCCAAAGCGAAGCGAAAATAGCGAGCGCGCCGGCAGACACATATATCGTGCGATTCAACAGATCACCCGTAATTCTGTCCGGGCAGGGGGAAGCATTGCCGCTTCCCCCATCCGGACGAAATTGCCATCAATTAGGTTTTATTCCAGTAGCGACCAGTCGGCCGTGAAGTCCACGTTTTCGACTACCGTATCGCTGGTCGCGATGTCCACAATCCCGCCGTTGCCTTCATAGTTGCCGAAATACGTCGCCTTGTGCGTGGTGAAGTTGTACTGGAAAATCGAGACGCTGTACTGGCCCTGGGGCAGTCCGGTGAACTCGAAGTCCACTCCAGCGGCGTTGTAATTGGCCTCGGTTATTTCGAAGTTTCCGAGGGGCGCGCCCTGACGGGGGGGGATCGTGTTCGCGCTTACGTAAACGGGCATCGTCCAATCCGGCGTTCCGGTGAACGACACTGTTCCACGAATCACGCCGTTGTCGAGCGTGGGGGGTTCGACTCCGAATCCGGCGGCGAATCGGATGTTTGAATTGTTGACCATGTTGACGTCGATTACGATATCATCCGCGAATTCGCCGTAAGGCGTGACCTCGTGCGTGGCGAAATCGTACCCGAGAAGCTGGACGCGGTACACGCCGTAGCTCATGTTTTCGATGTCGTACTCGAACCATCCGTCAACTATCATTTCCGCCGTAATATCGAACGTGAAACTGTTGACGTTGTCCGGCGGGCCGGGAGGAAGGGTTATGTCGGTGCGGAAAGCGTAAATATAAACGGCCTTGTCCGCCGGGAAGTCGCCTGCAACCTTAACCGACCCCGATAGCGTGCCGTCGGTGCCAAGCGCGTTGGCGGTAATGGACGACTTATCCGGACTTGATTCCGTGAGTACGATATCTCCGGTTTCCGCAAGCGCAATCTGGCTTGTCCCTACAACTCCGACCAGCCGCACGCGGTAAGTTCCAAGCGAAATCTCCGTGAACTCGAAATCGTATCGCGTGCCGCTGAGCGTCAGCGTCGCGGTTGCTACCGGAGCGGCTGTGCCGTTGCGGTAAAGCTGGGCCTGAAACGTCGCGCCCTCGGGCAGCGTCCCGTTTACGTTGAAGCTCCCGGAAATCGAACCCGTTGCCGCGGGAGGCGGAAGAATTCGTCCTCCTCCCCCCCCGCAAGCGGAAAGCGCGGCCAATATGGCCGCCGTTGCAATTGCAAAAATCACCTTATTCAAAGCGTGTAACCTCCGAAATAGCTTGATTTATCGGCGGTCGCCCGCCGGCCGGAATGTCTCCGGCAAGATACGAATAACACGCGAATGCGGTGAACCGTGGGTCAGTATGCGGCTTGCGACCTTGTTACGAATTTCTCACAGCAAGCTTTAACATTCGATTATTTCCGTTAGGCGCGGTATACGCGATATACGCACGCCCCGGCGTGAAATTGACATTGTCCACAAGCATGCTCAGGAAGAAACCGGTTCCCGCGGTGGTCGGATCAACCGTCATCGGAGAAAGAAATCCCGGCTCTCCAATCTTGTCAATCGCATAGCGGGCGCCCAAATTGTTCTGGTCGAACCACGCGGCGGCGGCTATGCCTGTCCCGCCGGAATTGATAACGCCTACCGCGGTGGAAAATCCGTTGCCCGCGCGCGGTGCGTCAACGTCTTCAACCTCCCAGGAGTCCGCTCCCGTGCGCTTCGCGTACATCGGCTTGCCGGTAACAGCATTCTGGAATGTCATTACCGGCTTTCCTGCGAGATCGAGTGCGAGATCGAGATACAGCCCCGCCCCCGCCTCGCCCGCAACCACCTCGTTAACCCATGCCGGCGGATCTTGACCGAGGTCGAGGTACGAAAACGACGCTCCGTCCGTTTGGCTGTAGTACGCAATGCCTATAGTCTGGCCGCCGCCCGGATCGAAATATACCGGCTCGGCCCTTAACGCCTGCACCTGGAACTGGAAGCCGCCCGGAACGAAGCTGTCCGTAACTTCGAGCTCTTCCCAGTTGCTTCCGTTCTTTTCTGTACGCATTAAAGTTTGATTGGTCGCGTCCGTGTAACACACCACCGGAATGTTACCCGGGCCGATCGCGATCCGCGGCGAGCACAGCACCGCGTCGTAATCGCCCGATGTTCCGCGATCCACCACTTCGTAGTTTGTCCACGAGCCGTCGTTCGTAACATAAAGCACGCGCGTCGTCGGCGACGCGTCGCCCGTATCCGTCCAATCCAAGTAAACTATGTGCGGACGGTTCATCGCGTCGAATGCCAAGCTCGGGAACGGACCGTGCACCTCCCCGACCGGCGGAGTGTAAACCGTTTCGGTCACCCAGCTGCCCGACTCGTTCGAAGCATATTTAAGCGTTCCGTTGCCCTGGTCATAGTACGCGATGCCCAGCCAGCCCTCCGGCGCTTGCGCGATGGACGGCGTGAATCCCGTATCGCCGACGTTGTCAATCGTAGTGAGCGTGAAATTTCCCGTAAACGCCGGCGTTACCGTCATGCTCTCGGTGTTGTCATCTTCATTTCCGACGGCATCCCTCGCGCGAACGCTGAATCTGTACGTCCGGTTGTTTATCAGGTTCGTCACAATGGTCGCATTGCCGGAAACATTAAGCTTGGTTCTTCCCGCGGCCTCCGCTGCAAGAAAATCCACCGGCCCGCTGCCCGTGTCCTCTTCCCAATAAATGTTGAACGTGACCGGCGGACTAGAAACGTCCGTGGCGTCCCCCCACGAAATGTCGGCGCCCTGGTTGCGAGCGGCCGCCCCGGTGATACCGGAGGTTGTAATCCAAATAGGCGGCTCGGTATCCAACCCAGACTCCGGTGTGGCGATGAGGCTGTTGGTGTTTTGCGTGAGATTGGGCGGCGTCGCCGAATCCGCGGCGCGCACGCCGAAGCGGTACGCGACGCCGTTAGTCAGTCCGATTACCAGCGCGCTCTCTCCGGACAGCCCGTGCATCACCCTGCCTGCGGTGTCCGCTGCTCCGTAATCCAGCGGAGGAGTCCCGTCGTCCTCTTCCCAGTAAACACTGTAAGTTACCGGAGGCGTGTCCGCATCGGTCGCCCCGTGCCAAGTGACGCGCGCCGAACCATCCCCGGGAATCACCGCCTTAATTCCGGGCTGGTCAATCCAAACCGGAGGCGTTAAATCGGGGTTGCCGCTTGCTGAAGGCATTCCTAGCGAAAACTCCACGTTTTCCGTTTCGTTCGGGACGGTTGCACCGTCCAGTGCGGTGACAAGCAGGCTGTATACCTGGTCGTTCGCAAGTCCGGTCAACAAGTGCGGGCTGACAATGTCGTTGACGACCGTCGCCTGGTCTTTGATTATCGGCCCGTTGCCCGGCGCGTAATACAGTCTGTACCGCACAGGCGGCGAACCGGCGTCCGTCGCGCTGCCGAAGGAAATCGAAAGTTGGCCGTCGCCGGAGAGTACCTGCGTGATTCCGATTTCATCGTCCCATTCCGGCGGCAGAATGTCAGCGGTCGAGCCCGATTGCGGCGTACCGCGCCCTTTTCCGATCAGCTCGTCCGGCGGATTGCTCGTTTCGTTGTAAGGATCCGCGCTGTCGCGCGCGCGCACCAGCATGTAATATTCGGTACCATTCACGATGTTGTGCCCCGGATCGCTTCCCAAATAAAACGGGCTGGTTACTCCCACTATAGTCCGCACGTCGGACGCCTGCCCGATTGGAGAGGTCGCATACCGCAAAACGTACTGCACCGGCGGCGACTCCGCATCCTCGGCGCGCCCGAACCAAATCTTGATTATCCCGTCCGCCGCAACCGAGTTGGTTATGCCCGTGCCCGCCACCCATACCGGCGGGGTCGTGTCCGTAGCGGGCGTAACGAATTCGTATGCGGTATTGCTTTCGACGCCTTCTTCAAGGGCGAGCGTGTCGTAAGGCACGACCTTGTAAGTGTAGCCCTGTCCCACCTCGACCTGTGTGTCAATAAACGTATATACCGGTCTGCTGTTGTCCTCGGGAACCGACGGGCGCCAAACCGTAAGCGGGCCGCCCTGGCTGCCGATAAACGGGTCAACGAATCCCGGCTGGTCCTCGCGGTGCCTGTACACCCGGTATCCGCTCACGACCGAAAGGTAGTTCACCGCAATGGGAGTGATGTCTGAAACGCCGATTTCCTCGCTTTTGTCGCCGTCCACGTAACGATCGATGTGATCCTCTACACCGTCTCCGACGATGTTACCGAAGCGCAGCGCGATGGGCGTGATGTCCGCGACTCCCACTTCGCCGTCGTTGTTGTAGTCGCCCGTGTTCACTTCCGTCCATCGAAGCTCCACGTTCAGCCCCGCGTTTGTATTGGCTACCAGCGTAGTTACACGGTTCCAATCTCCCTTCGGCGCACTGGCGGGCGCACGGTTTCGGCTTTCGTCGAACGGCTGCGCAAGAAAGCTTACGGTAGCCACCGTCCCGTCTCCCGTCGGCATGCCTTTCTCCGGGTGAAGCCGGGCAACGCCGATGGAGACAAGTCCCGGTGTATGCGATACAACCATCGAAATCCGCTCGTTCTTGTTGCCGAAAAAGTCCGAAATCGCCGTTTCCTTCGGCGAAAATTCGGTGTATTCGTAGCGCAGATAAAGCAGGCTGTGCGGGATGCCGGGACTGCCATGAACCGAAATCGTGACCATCGTCTCGCCGTCAGCCAAGGTTTTTCGTTCGAGCCGATACAGCGCGGTAAGCTCGGCGTTCGGGCGGCCGGTGTCGTCCACCACCCAAAGCGAGAATCCCTCGGCGTGAACACCCATCGCCGGATCCAAGTTGTACGGATCGAGCGGCGTCCACGGCTCGCCCGCGGGCAGCGCGACCTGCTGGACGTACTCCTTAATATCCTTTGTAGGGCTGGCTTCGCCGCACGAAAGCAAGGTCGCCGCCATTGCGAAGGCGGCGATGATAGTTACAATTTTAATAAGTCCGAAAATTTGCTGAACAGCGCGCATAGACCGCCCCAATCGGGCCAAAAGCCCGGATTTCCACAACAGACGAGACATTATATCCCATAGTGGATTAGACGTCCGCGAAGTCGGAGAGGTTCACAGTATCAATTTCGTCAATGCAGTATCAATTTCGTCAATGCAATACGGCCTGATTGGATGACGATCGCTTTCCGGCGGATATTTCGTGAATAAACGGCCTAAAATCGAATTTTTCGGTATAATCCTAACGCGGGCAATCCATCCGGATCGGCATCCTCCGAGGAGGTGCCAATATTGCGCGCAATTCGTTTCGTCCTGACTGCGGCCGTTCCGGGTATCCCGCTCGCCGGAGCTTTCGCGATAGCTTATTCGCTTGCGGGGAGCACCGAAATCGCCGCCGGGCTGATTACCGTCGGCTTCGCCCTGATTTCGTTCTTCGCCGGAATCGCTGCGGGGAAAATCCTACCCGGGCAAATCTGGTCCGCTGCGGGCGCGGGAATCGCCCCGATTGCGGCGCTTGTTTTCACGGCGTGGAGGATGACGCCGGGCGGAATCGAATCAGCTGACTTACTTTCGGCATGCGTGCTCGCCCTGTTGGCAGCAACCGGGCTCGTTTTGGGAGCATCCGCCGCGAGTTTGCAATTTGGAATGCGCTATGTTGCCGCATCGGGATTCGCCGTCGGTGCTGCCGCGCTGTACCTTCATCAGGGGCTGGCCGAATCGCCTTTTTCCAGTGGTTATTTTCTCATAACGGACGACGTGCCGGGATGGATTGCGGCAAGCTGGCTGTTCGCGTTGCTTTACTTTTCCGGCTCGCTTCTGCTGGGCTCGATGTTTCCGGAAGGAGGCTGGCGGTGGGGGCTGTTCGCGGCCGGCCCCTCCCTGGCGCTTTTTGTCGAAGTATACCGATATTTCGGATATCTTGCGGCCGAAATGGGCGGCATCGCAGACGCGGTGCCCGGCAGCTTCGAGTCTGCTCTAGGCGACTCGGCGTTAATGGCGCTGTTTGCGTTGCTTGCATTCGCGATGTTCTTCGCCGCCGGCGCGCTGGGCGCAATCGCAGGCGTCTCCATGTCTCGAAGGCTCGAATCCGAATCTGCTGTTCGCGAAGCGGGAATTAGGATGCGGCCTTAGCGTTCGGCGCACCGATACCAAACCGCCGACCAGCATTTACAGCCCGTATGGATTATCGGGATCCGAAGGCGGCTTTTTTTCTTTCTTCTTCGGTTTTTTTTCTTCCTCGGCCTGGGCGACTTTGTCAATGTAAAACTGGGCTTCCCGTCGCGCCTTTTCCCACCTTACCGCCTCGTCCGCCGTCGCCTCCAGGAACCGAGTGTAAATCGGGGCGGCGTCCTCAAACCTGTCGCGGTTGACGTAGAATCGGGCGAGCGCAAGGAGCACTGCGGCGTCATCGGGCGCGGCGTCAAGCGCGAGCTTGTACTCGGCTTCGGCCTGCTCGTACTTTCCGTCGGCCTCTAGACTCTGCGCGCTGCGGTAATGCGCCATCTGCGGGCTGTAGCACGAGAAGAACTGACCCAGAACGAGCACGAGCGCGAGAGCGTGGAGGCGGGAGGAACAACGGCTTATCGTCTTGAGAAATGCCTTGAGCATGCACGGATTATACCCTCTGGGCACTGTCGGAATGCACGCGGCGTGAAATCCTGCTATCATCCTCCGCGGGAGGTTTCCGCATGGGAGCAACCAATTTTGGCAGGCGCGCGTTCCTGAAGGGGATCGCCGCGTTCGGCGGCGCGGCCGCGCTTAATCCATACCTTGTTTATTTCGCCGAGGCTGCAACTGTCAACGCCGCGCGCGCGAGGGGCGGTTCGCCTTACCAGAACACTTCAAAAGCGATTGCCGCGCTGGGTGGGATGGCGCGATTCGTCAAAAAAGGCCAGAAAGTCGCGATTGTCCCGAACATCGGCTGGGCGCGCACGGAGGAATATGCGGCGAACACGAATCCGCAGGTCGTTCGCTGCCTGGTTGACCTTTGCAAAAAAGCCGGTGCATCACAGATCGACGTCTTCTGCAATCCCTGCAATGACATACGCGTCTGCTACGAAAAGAGCGGCATCGAGAAGGCGCTGTCCGGCTCGGCCGCGCGGCTTCAATACTTGAGCGGGGATTCCTACGTTCTCGTGCCGGCGGTACGCGGCGTCAAAGCTCTGACAGGCGGCACCGACGTGTACAAACTGGCGCGCAACGCCGATGTGCTTATCAACGTCCCGATACTCAAACACCACGGCTTGGCCGGCTTGACCATCTGTATGAAGAACCTGATGGGAGTGATAAAAAAGCGCGGCGAGCTTCATTCGCGGATACACGACGCGCTTCCCGACCTCGCAATGATGATCCCTTCGCATTTGTGCGTCGTTGACGCGACGCGCATCCTGAAGCGCAACGGCCCCACAGGCGGCAGCCTTGACGATGTGGAGCGCAAGGACACGGTCAT
This is a stretch of genomic DNA from bacterium. It encodes these proteins:
- a CDS encoding DUF362 domain-containing protein, which produces MGATNFGRRAFLKGIAAFGGAAALNPYLVYFAEAATVNAARARGGSPYQNTSKAIAALGGMARFVKKGQKVAIVPNIGWARTEEYAANTNPQVVRCLVDLCKKAGASQIDVFCNPCNDIRVCYEKSGIEKALSGSAARLQYLSGDSYVLVPAVRGVKALTGGTDVYKLARNADVLINVPILKHHGLAGLTICMKNLMGVIKKRGELHSRIHDALPDLAMMIPSHLCVVDATRILKRNGPTGGSLDDVERKDTVIACVNIVEADALGAQLFGTAPSSFGFIAEANRRGMGEINPKNIAVKDVA
- a CDS encoding tetratricopeptide repeat protein, whose translation is MLKAFLKTISRCSSRLHALALVLVLGQFFSCYSPQMAHYRSAQSLEADGKYEQAEAEYKLALDAAPDDAAVLLALARFYVNRDRFEDAAPIYTRFLEATADEAVRWEKARREAQFYIDKVAQAEEEKKPKKKEKKPPSDPDNPYGL